A window of Gossypium raimondii isolate GPD5lz chromosome 7, ASM2569854v1, whole genome shotgun sequence genomic DNA:
ACTTTTCTTTGAATTTGAACCCAATTATGCATATTTGCAATGGGATCTTTCTGGGAATTTTCTGTCTTGATTATGAAGAGCACTGGCTTTAAATGTACCTTGTGATTTATATGTACATTTTTTTGTTGGTTAGCTGCTCTCAATTTGGGTTGCACAGCGAGGAGAACCTCGAGGAACCAACGAAATTGTAGCCCAAGGTGTTACCTTAACCCAGGTACTCAAGAAACAGAGAATACCACTCAAGGAAATCCCATGACCAACCCACATTGCTTGGGTAGCTATTCTGGCTTTGAATCTGAGAAACACACTGGCTGGAACGGTTATTTCGCTGCTAACAAGTTTCATATTGCGTCTGAGAATGGTTCTCTTCCTATTAATAAAAAATGCTTATCCTTACAAAAGTATTCAGTTTATCCTCTTTACTATGGTAACGATCTTAAAACCGAAGAACTGCAGCATGGTTTTGGGATCATCCATAAGATGATTTCTGATACAGTAGAGCCTGCTAAGATGGTTGCCATTCATAAGCTCCTTTCTTTGGATGTGGAGTCTTCAAATGGGATGAACCAAATAGATGCTAGAAATACTTGTAATAACCCACACCACAAGAGTGCCTGTGATCTATCGTTGCGGTTGGGCCCTCTTTCAACACCTTGCCTGAGTGTTGGAAACGATCGGCCAGCAATTGATAAAAGTTTGCCTTCCTTTCATAGGAGGAACAGAAATGACCCCTTGAACTCATCTTCAAAGTCAAACAACCAGAGCGTTGAAGGGGAACATATACATGTGGATGCATCAATGAGAAAGAGAAAGACAGTTAATGATCCTACAATGGATCGACGACATTGTTTGTCCTCCGAAGCTTCCTTACAGCCATTCAACTGGAAGCCTGAAAAGTGCAGGATCCTAGACTCAGCCCCTTTAGACCATTGACATGAACTTGGTGAGTTTGTGCGGCTGTTTTGTTTGTCTTTTGTAGTGTTTTCgtagtaattaaaatgttgcAAGAATGTGAGTAAATAATTGAGTAGGTTTCAGTTTAAATGTGGCAATCAACAACGAACTAAGGGGACAGACCCTTGATCCGCAATGTATAAAGAATGTTGTCCTTTACATGTTGCTGCTTGTACAACTTATAACTTAGGGTCGAAAATGGATGATAAAATTTGGACCGGAGATTTCCTATATGCTGTAAATTTGTTGAAGATTTAgatataatcttttaaatatttattttatatatacatatacaagaTCAATGAGCACAAATAGatcaaaaaaaaacatatatgagATCAATCAATAAGcacaaattgattaaaaatcgGAATATTTCgggataaaattgacccaccTAACAAAAAAACTTGTACTTGATAATAGTGCGTCGTAATTGCATATTAGGGACTCAAATTTGTGTGGtttgttaaattatttcaaaatagatgaaaataatGACATATGTTGACGTGGTAAAAAATTCCTTGTGGTCCCTTAGCACCCTTATATCACTAGAAGTGTCTCGTTATTTcctaaaaacatatatttcaaatgACTCGGCAACAGTTTCAATTCCAATTTTGCTGCCTGCGCAATAGAAGAAAGAAGTTTTGTGTGAGAAGTTGAATCAAGCGAACCCGTTTTATACCTTAGTGGCCGGAGTGCCTCTAGCTCGAACACTACTCATTGCAATTCTGGGTCTAACTCTAGCTCTTTCTGCAAACTTGAGAAGTCAGATTTTCACAAATGGCGGTTTTAAGGGCATCAATATTAGAAAAACCAAAAACTTCTTTGAACTCAATCATCTATAACATCAATGGCATATACACATTATACATCATCAGGAAATTTCGTAGCatcgaaaatattaaattgtattatatCTACATCAAAATTTATGATGAGTGTACCATCATCAGGCACctcaatttttgttttagatGTTTTCAAGAATGGTCCACCCAATAAAACCTTTGTCAAGTTGGGTGAATTATTATCCAACATATTCAACACCaggaaaaattaattcatcaacTTGCACAAGAACATTTTTCAACAGATAAATCACGAATCTATCAATAAGTTGGATAATTTACACTGGTTTCATGCAAAGAACCTACCTTCAAGGATGAGTAAATAGACGATGACCTAACATCTATTGATACTCCTAAATCGCACTTAGCTTTCTCAATTTTGACATTTGGTAAATTGGTTGGGAGTACTTACATTAGGTGAAAATATTCGAAACACATTTTACCCAAAAACATAGAGAAAAAGCAACATGTTTTGacatacattttattatatgcatttactttctttttttttcatcaaaGAAATTTTCGGgaaacaaaatggaaaatacagtttttacataatatgaattttttatttaatgcttAAATTTGTGACTTTTATTCTTGGACAGTATAAATAGAAGCCCTTCGCAACTTtaaaaaggacttttgacactTGAGCATTCTACTTCTCGAAATTTTCTCTAAGCTTTCTCAACTTATTTCATTGCTTAGCCTTATTCTTAACCTTCACCTTACAAACCATCACCTGTGGTACTACAAGATCTACTTCATTCCCTCTATCTTATGTTGGTACATTCTATTCATTTGTTTGCAACACTTCCTTTCTCCATCAAAATTAGGTTTAGAAATGACATTTCATAGATTATTAATTAAAGGCATACAAAAGGTGTAATACAACGATGTGACCAAGGAGTTTTCCCTTTCAAAAAAATGTGTGAAgttaatgtgtaaatattaaaacctaaaCAAACTGTACAATATATGGAGGCCAAGTGAGGAAAAAAGAAGTCTTTAACTCGTTCATTGCCTTAAAAAAAGAAGTGAGACGAAGAAGTTGCAGAAGAAAAAGAGCTATAATGAAAATCAATTTGCAATCTCTGGTGAAGAGTGAAAGCAGAGACTCTgccctttttctcttcttcctcaAGCTCCTCAACTGCTATGGCCGCTAGGAATCTTTTTATATATTCCCTGCAACATTCTTTCCCGCTACATATTGCCATCTCAtcatccttcttcttcttcttcccgtACATCAAACTTGAATCATCGAACTTCAACATGTACGCCTGTTTGCACCCCTCGAATAGCCGCTCACCCAACGTATCGATGATGTAATATGCCTTCGATTCGACCTTCAACACGAAGAAATGATCGTTCCAGCTGATGATATACACCCTCGGCTGACAATTGTTTGTTTCGCTGCTTTTTATTTCGTTCCATATCTCATCGAAAGACATTGCTCCTTTCAAGCACTCGAATTTATCGGGGCTGAAAAACCCCGTGAATGATTTTTCATGGGAGACGGTGACGGGCCTGACATCGGCTTTTAGGACGGTCTCGAGATCGAAATGTTTATCGGGGAAGGCATTGGTGTAAGCTGTGTTGGAGCAGAGCTTACGCCATTCAGAGGAACCTTGTGTTATGAGGTTATCGAATTCAGGTCTCGTTGGCATGGAGGCATGGTTTGAATGGAGCCAGTGAGCGATGACGGCGACCAGAGCGGTGCAGGCACTCTCCCCAGCGGCTCTTTCGCTTCGTTGGTCAAAGGAAGCAAAGAACACTTGAGCTTTCAGCCTTGCTGCTCCATTTCTGCTCACTAATTCTTTCACTTCCCACCAATATTCTCCCTTCTGCACAAGGTTGAAATGTTTGGCAGTGTGAATAATGAATACTAGACTCCTTAacaccttaaattaaaaaaattctataatataatattgatattttaaaaaattaattaaaacattttaaattttaaaaataaatataattaacctaaataataaaacttcATGTATTCGTCTGCCGGTCAGATCGGTgctctgttttttattttttaataatttattcgaATGGGACAAATCCACATTTTCGTTAATAAATAGATTTTCCTTGTTTAACATTGTATTTTgcggtaaaaataaaataaaatttgatcagACAAGACAAAACGAACCTGGGAGTCAACGACAGAACAGGTTTCAGGGTGCCGGTCAAAGTCAAAACCCAAGAGCTCTGTTTTCTTCGCGGACGTTCTAAAACTTAATCGTCTTTTCTTCCACGACAACATCCTTACCATGTAGTTCTGGGCCGGTCCCAACCGAGTTTCCAAATTTCGGGACGATTCCAACTCAGGTCCTAAACTCAGCTCGCCACTGCTGCTTTCACTCGTGGTGGTAGAGTCATCCCCATTCATACCATCCGAGTCAAATACCAGGGACTCATCAGAGTCAAAGGAATTCAGTTGATAGTTATTCTTTTTCTCCTTCCGGCGGGTTAACCTCTTCACCATCTTGAAGAACCCATCTTCCTTGTTTGACTCGACTGAGTTTTGGGCACCTCCTGTCGTGTCTCTCACCTCCGCAAAACTCACCAATATCTTAACAAAGAACAGAAATGAAATCTAGATAAAGTCAAGCGGAATTCACAAGAAAATggtactaaaatatatatatatttgaaaaacagAGAGAAGGCATTGCAGAATTAATTTGGGTAATTCTAAGGTGTCGAATTCGAATCTTGATAAACCGGTGGAACTTACGGAAAGAGTAGCTTCGATGACCACACCATTCACGTTCAACGTGATGGGAAGCTTTCTTTCAATCTCGGAACACTCCATTTCAGAAACCAGCTTTGCCAAATCCAAAGAAACTTTCCCCGCCACCGCCAGTTTACTTTTTTCTTCGCAATTCTTTCcctatatttataaaagaaatcaataccaaaacgaAAGCCTTTCCCCAAAAAAAAACTGGGTTTTAGTAATTACTTACAAGCAAGACATCGAACAAAACATCCCAGGAACCGAAACCAAGATCTTTGGAAACTACTGGGAAATCACACAAGTTGTCAAATTCATCATCCTCCCATTCAATTGATTCCCCATTTCCTAAAATTTTCTCACTGCTGCGATTCCTTTTATGCCTTGAAGACGACGATATATGAAACGAAACCAAACTAGACTTGGGTCCTCTCCACACCATTTCAATCAACACGATTTtcttatcatcttcttcctcattTCTAGTTATCCCTTCAAGCTTCAATGGCTTCACTTTCACGTGCAATCTCTTTACTGGAGACCTCAGCCGCCACTtcatatttttgataaaaaggatATGGAAATCGgtattttatggaaaatttttagACTCCTAATTTGGATCTTCAATTTGTAGAAGACATCGAAGCAAAGAGGGCGTGTTCTGGTTTTTATTGGTTACGTGGCGAGTTTTGATTGGGAGGATGAAAACACACTGTGGGAAACTGCCACGTCAAACGCGGACAGGAAATCCGACACGTGAGTTACGCGTAGGTTAAACTAAAGGAAAACATATCCGTAAacgttttttataattttattatttattttgtgtagAGTAGACCAATTAAAATACGTGTGGATTTGTTGGTAATCTTTCAAGTCAAGTAACTCAAAACCAGTTCAAGGATATATCCTAGCTTCACCTCTAAATATAAACAAGGAAAGAGTGCGATCCACGTGTGATGTGCCAAAAACATTTGCTGTTTTCAATATCTCTGCCCATCACGTgctttaattttggttatggTGACCCGCTTTCCCGGTTCAACTTTTATGTTGGGATAAAACTTGCTTTTCACATTCgcttaatataatttttttctattttatgtttttaaaaaaaaattaattttctcaaattcaaatccaattaaTTCTTTATAATTGGAATAATAAATTGGTGTAAGACAGTCTCACTATTCCATAATTCTTATTTTccctttaattatatataaatattaaataccaaaatttaaacactatataataaacataaatatttatttaaactctaaaccctaaatagtAATATTGCACAGATTAAATCCTAACCTTAAtgctaaatttaaatatatatatatatataatgattcaTTTGTctctctaattttataaaaattcatttgagcTCTCTATTTGTTTTTCCgtctttttaatcttttaatttgcgttttttatcaaatcacctaACAGTAAATAGAAAAtctaaggtttttaattttattgactTCATATACACATGCATTGTCACATGGGTGACTCGtcacttttaattattttttaatttaaaatttagaaaattatttaaaattataaaaatatatttttaatattttaaaaattaattaaatgttgacgtGTCATTTATGTTGCAATCCATGTATATTAAATagtgagataaaataattttttataaaattggagggttaaaaaattattatgcctCTTAAAATAGACCATGTcgaaaaatattacaaaaataaaaataatattagaactttaaaaatccaaaattttatgaaaattataagaaattataaaatggttaaattataaaattttatttttttcaatatgataaatttaaggattaaataaataaattactaaattaaattcATCATAATGAGTGtgttgttcttttctttttttcttaatttgctttaaaagagttttctaataaaaatttatgtgcttttagtttgaaatttaatcatcaatatgcttaatttttttagggtaaattacctAGTTGCTTACCCAATTTTTAGGgcgttttattttggtcactcgaaattaaatttttgcaatttaatcacCCAACATTTAGGacgtttttatttttgtcatcaAAATTAAATCCTAGCATTTTGTTCCAGTGAAAATTGGGTAACTtcaattgcttttttttttcctcttttaccCATATATTCTTCTTCAGGCTTTTCTGGTGTTTGGTTACCCTTCTTCTCCCCTTTCCCCTTCCCCTTGGGTTGCAAATCAGTGTTCTTGGATTTTCTgtgtttctctttttttctaattgaaattttcatttttttccttatttggttttgcattttttttttaattctgtgTTCTTGGATTGACAGGAGCAAAAGTTCTTGATCGGAagttcaataataaaaatgtcttgcttcatttccattattTATTGCTTGGTTAACATTCTGTAAGGCCTTTGTAATTATGCTTCAATATCgtgtttcagttttttttttgttgattattTTCTAATCTTGAGTTTCCCCTGTTCTGCATCAGATATGCATGTACTATGAGTCCATAATCCATATTATTTCAGTGATAACATGGGGGGTGTACTGAGGACATTGTTATTTGatccctcttttttcttttttctcttatttaagGGACTTACATTTGTTATGCTCAGGTGTAAACCTTGATGGAATCTgttttcacttttctttctcAGAGAGTTTTTACATAGCTTTATGGCTCTGTAATGATGGTCATTGAGTATATCCGTCCTGTGGATTTTGATCTAGCATTCTCGTctcccaaaaatattttaagttttacatttttccttttattttcactGGGCTTTGGGAGAGGTTGTTAAAACTTTTGCAAAACCAGTGAACTTTTGTGGTATCTACCAGATTGGTTCAATGCCATTTGCTTATTTTCTTGGCATATGGTGGAAGTCGTGACTCGTGAAAAGCATTAAAAAATAGCTCGTTTTAGTATGTATAACCTAAGTTGTCGGATTTTGGATCAGTTAATATCCAGAATCAAAGAATCACTGCAAACGTGATATATTGTTCTTATGGTTCCTTGCTATTCTGTAGAATCGGTGAGTTTATTTGCTATTCTGTAGAATCGGAGTTGTTCTTATGATCAATGTTGCAAACTTTTGCTTCTAAAGATGCTTACAGTGGGAATTTTTATTGTTAGACTCCTGTGACTTCTTTTATGACTCTTCAATAGTC
This region includes:
- the LOC105769769 gene encoding uncharacterized protein LOC105769769 isoform X2, with product MPRPGPRPYVFEKKSWHSDRHQPIRGSLVQEIFRVVNEIHSSATKKNKEWQEKLPVVVLKAEEIMYSKANSEAEYMDLKTLWDRTNDAINTIIRRNESTETGKVLQPCIEAALNLGCTARRTSRNQRNCSPRCYLNPGTQETENTTQGNPMTNPHCLGSYSGFESEKHTGWNGYFAANKFHIASENGSLPINKKCLSLQKYSVYPLYYGNDLKTEELQHGFGIIHKMISDTVEPAKMVAIHKLLSLDVESSNGMNQIDARNTCNNPHHKSACDLSLRLGPLSTPCLSVGNDRPAIDKSLPSFHRRNRNDPLNSSSKSNNQSVEGEHIHVDASMRKRKTVNDPTMDRRHCLSSEASLQPFNWKPEKCRILDSAPLDH
- the LOC105769769 gene encoding uncharacterized protein LOC105769769 isoform X1, which translates into the protein MSLRKNLGTVTDTNPSEVLLFKKFSGFLFLLCFFVCQSFFSPLSFYVFDFVFRVVNEIHSSATKKNKEWQEKLPVVVLKAEEIMYSKANSEAEYMDLKTLWDRTNDAINTIIRRNESTETGKVLQPCIEAALNLGCTARRTSRNQRNCSPRCYLNPGTQETENTTQGNPMTNPHCLGSYSGFESEKHTGWNGYFAANKFHIASENGSLPINKKCLSLQKYSVYPLYYGNDLKTEELQHGFGIIHKMISDTVEPAKMVAIHKLLSLDVESSNGMNQIDARNTCNNPHHKSACDLSLRLGPLSTPCLSVGNDRPAIDKSLPSFHRRNRNDPLNSSSKSNNQSVEGEHIHVDASMRKRKTVNDPTMDRRHCLSSEASLQPFNWKPEKCRILDSAPLDH
- the LOC105769700 gene encoding uncharacterized protein LOC105769700 — encoded protein: MKWRLRSPVKRLHVKVKPLKLEGITRNEEEDDKKIVLIEMVWRGPKSSLVSFHISSSSRHKRNRSSEKILGNGESIEWEDDEFDNLCDFPVVSKDLGFGSWDVLFDVLLGKNCEEKSKLAVAGKVSLDLAKLVSEMECSEIERKLPITLNVNGVVIEATLSILVSFAEVRDTTGGAQNSVESNKEDGFFKMVKRLTRRKEKKNNYQLNSFDSDESLVFDSDGMNGDDSTTTSESSSGELSLGPELESSRNLETRLGPAQNYMVRMLSWKKRRLSFRTSAKKTELLGFDFDRHPETCSVVDSQKGEYWWEVKELVSRNGAARLKAQVFFASFDQRSERAAGESACTALVAVIAHWLHSNHASMPTRPEFDNLITQGSSEWRKLCSNTAYTNAFPDKHFDLETVLKADVRPVTVSHEKSFTGFFSPDKFECLKGAMSFDEIWNEIKSSETNNCQPRVYIISWNDHFFVLKVESKAYYIIDTLGERLFEGCKQAYMLKFDDSSLMYGKKKKKDDEMAICSGKECCREYIKRFLAAIAVEELEEEEKKGRVSAFTLHQRLQIDFHYSSFSSATSSSHFFF